One Lysinibacillus fusiformis genomic window carries:
- the cydC gene encoding thiol reductant ABC exporter subunit CydC — MKALIQMILHDKKDVLLAMTTGTISGLTAVALFAQSGFLISKAALMPPFYIILILTAFLKLFGVVKSVSKYAERFISHRVTFRFMSAVRMRFFKKLVPQTNLLQAYKSGDLLNRITSDVDLLQHFFLRVVYPPFIALFVFFATILFTLWFSPWLALILMIGFMFTSTVVPAILIYQKSNTAVQVKNAFTNEAAEYLYGYRDLQLHYQLATKEQSLQIISTDYSRLKKQELNREQSMHFWNQFISLLTAFFIVSVGAYFVSIGTLDGLYLAMLVLVALTVFESAIPLAMLPSHYKNAQEATARLDAIAPPASPTERMPLVSNKPLHITCENVSYSYQNTLHSAVLHVNCTIVAGEKVAIVGPSGSGKSTLFQLLIHGLKPISGEIFINEQPMRSIDEQELWAQMTIQLQHNHFFSGTLRENLLLAKPTATDEELQQVLDQVFITKSLTAIVYEKGGNLSGGEKQRLAFARVLLKNSDLWLLDEPFTSVDAQTEVHLFNTILTKGKDKTIVLITHKLIDLAKMDRIFVMNNGTLAESGTFEQLLTQRGLFYTMFTQQIRGDKK, encoded by the coding sequence ATGAAAGCACTTATTCAGATGATTTTACATGATAAAAAAGATGTGCTACTTGCGATGACCACTGGTACAATTAGCGGTCTTACAGCAGTAGCATTATTTGCACAAAGTGGCTTTCTCATTTCAAAAGCGGCTCTCATGCCTCCTTTTTATATTATTTTGATTTTAACGGCATTTTTAAAGCTTTTCGGTGTTGTCAAATCAGTTAGTAAATATGCCGAACGCTTTATTTCACACCGTGTTACCTTTCGCTTTATGAGTGCTGTACGCATGCGCTTTTTTAAAAAGTTAGTACCGCAAACAAACTTATTACAGGCATACAAAAGTGGCGATTTATTAAATCGAATTACGAGTGATGTGGATCTATTGCAACATTTTTTCTTAAGGGTCGTCTATCCACCGTTTATTGCGCTATTTGTTTTTTTCGCAACGATTCTTTTTACACTGTGGTTTTCACCGTGGCTAGCACTGATTTTGATGATTGGCTTTATGTTCACAAGTACAGTCGTCCCTGCAATTTTGATTTATCAAAAATCGAATACAGCTGTGCAGGTCAAAAATGCATTTACAAATGAAGCAGCGGAATATTTATACGGTTACCGTGATTTACAGCTACATTACCAATTAGCAACGAAGGAACAGTCGTTACAAATCATAAGTACAGATTATTCACGACTAAAAAAACAAGAGCTAAATCGTGAACAAAGCATGCATTTTTGGAATCAGTTCATTTCTTTATTAACGGCGTTTTTCATCGTCAGTGTAGGGGCCTATTTCGTTTCAATCGGTACTTTAGATGGTTTATACCTTGCGATGCTAGTATTAGTGGCATTAACAGTGTTTGAATCGGCTATCCCACTTGCGATGCTACCTAGTCATTATAAAAATGCTCAAGAAGCGACCGCGCGATTAGATGCGATTGCACCACCCGCTTCTCCTACTGAGCGTATGCCATTAGTAAGCAATAAGCCATTGCACATTACATGTGAAAATGTATCTTATTCGTATCAAAACACATTGCATTCTGCTGTTTTACATGTCAATTGTACAATCGTCGCAGGTGAAAAAGTAGCGATTGTCGGTCCAAGTGGCTCTGGCAAATCGACATTATTTCAACTGCTTATTCATGGGCTCAAGCCGATTAGTGGCGAGATTTTTATAAATGAGCAGCCGATGCGCTCTATCGATGAGCAGGAACTTTGGGCACAAATGACTATTCAATTACAGCATAATCACTTTTTCTCTGGAACCCTTCGAGAAAATTTACTACTGGCAAAACCAACCGCGACAGATGAAGAACTACAGCAAGTGCTCGACCAAGTATTTATTACGAAATCATTAACTGCTATTGTCTATGAAAAAGGCGGCAATTTATCGGGAGGCGAAAAACAACGCCTTGCCTTTGCACGTGTACTATTAAAAAATAGTGACCTATGGCTGTTAGATGAACCATTCACGAGTGTAGATGCCCAAACCGAGGTACATTTATTTAACACTATACTTACAAAAGGAAAAGATAAAACAATTGTCCTGATTACACATAAGCTAATAGATTTAGCAAAAATGGACCGCATCTTCGTGATGAATAATGGCACACTAGCAGAAAGTGGCACATTTGAACAATTGCTTACACAGCGCGGCCTTTTTTATACGATGTTTACGCAACAAATACGAGGGGATAAAAAATGA
- the cydD gene encoding thiol reductant ABC exporter subunit CydD has protein sequence MHSLQTWAAAHKGKLLVLFVLSVFLGCSIVLQGYSIVQIVNLVFIEQSPFSSTLRFLLLLFLAILLRLFTQFWLNRIGGTLAERIKNSIRQTLLQHWTQNAMETQMTTQTGEKVTLLIDTVDQLESYYREYIPQVIKTTVVPLIVIIAVFMTHVASGWIMLITAPFIPLTYIMVGMQTKAKSEEQLVAMNRFSGKFLDLLQGLQTIRLFGQSDKQEAVLAESNKGFMERTLSVLRIAFVSTLFIELITTLGVGLVALEIGFQMIVFQSLTFAPAFFVLTLAPEYYNSLKELGAAFHTGRGSLGAVSVIEEAMQTTATPVHWGKEPIDDKPQLSLQNATYQYENGPLIGPISLDVKPGEMVALIGPTGHGKTTILNMLSSMVELSNGAVLIDGKPRIQLSEQDWYRQMSYISQHPYVFAGTLRDNIRMGLSATDEEIYEALHKAQLTSWLDKLSEQLDTNIGEGGRGLSGGEKQRVAIARAFLKNPAILFFDEPTAGLDVLTEQLLTQAMYSFRQHATVITVAHRFESIQHADTLYIIENGQVSVSGTHAQLASHPFYEYMKKRGTYDESTYSDDFT, from the coding sequence ATGCATTCTTTACAAACATGGGCAGCGGCACATAAAGGGAAGCTGCTTGTCCTCTTTGTTTTATCTGTATTTTTAGGTTGCAGTATCGTTTTACAAGGCTATAGCATTGTGCAAATTGTCAACCTTGTATTTATAGAACAAAGTCCTTTTTCATCTACACTTCGTTTTTTACTATTATTATTTCTTGCTATCCTGTTACGCTTATTTACACAGTTTTGGCTAAATAGAATAGGCGGGACATTGGCTGAGCGTATCAAAAATTCGATTCGCCAAACATTGCTTCAGCATTGGACACAAAATGCAATGGAAACGCAAATGACCACACAAACAGGTGAAAAGGTGACATTGTTAATTGATACAGTAGATCAATTAGAAAGTTACTACCGGGAATATATACCACAGGTCATCAAAACAACCGTCGTACCCCTCATTGTGATAATTGCTGTATTTATGACACATGTGGCAAGTGGCTGGATTATGCTCATTACAGCTCCGTTTATTCCGTTAACGTATATCATGGTCGGCATGCAAACAAAAGCAAAATCCGAAGAACAATTAGTGGCGATGAATCGATTTTCTGGGAAATTCCTTGATTTACTGCAAGGGCTTCAAACGATTCGTCTTTTTGGACAAAGCGATAAGCAAGAGGCAGTGCTAGCAGAAAGCAATAAAGGATTTATGGAACGTACATTGTCCGTTTTAAGAATTGCTTTTGTTTCCACATTATTTATTGAACTAATTACAACATTAGGGGTCGGATTGGTCGCGCTCGAAATTGGCTTTCAAATGATTGTCTTTCAGTCGCTCACTTTTGCTCCTGCATTTTTTGTTTTAACGTTAGCGCCTGAGTACTACAATTCCTTAAAAGAACTCGGCGCTGCTTTTCATACAGGTCGAGGAAGTTTAGGTGCGGTTTCCGTTATTGAAGAGGCTATGCAAACAACCGCAACACCCGTGCATTGGGGCAAAGAGCCGATTGACGATAAACCACAGCTTTCCTTACAAAACGCAACGTACCAATATGAAAATGGGCCGCTCATTGGACCAATTTCTCTTGATGTAAAACCTGGGGAAATGGTTGCTTTAATCGGTCCAACTGGTCACGGTAAAACAACGATTTTAAATATGCTGTCAAGTATGGTGGAATTATCTAACGGTGCGGTTTTAATCGATGGTAAACCGCGCATACAACTGTCTGAGCAAGATTGGTATCGTCAAATGAGCTATATTTCGCAACATCCATATGTATTTGCTGGTACGCTTCGAGATAATATTCGAATGGGGCTTTCAGCTACTGATGAGGAGATTTATGAAGCATTGCATAAAGCACAACTCACATCTTGGCTGGACAAATTGTCTGAACAATTAGACACAAACATCGGTGAAGGTGGACGTGGATTATCTGGTGGCGAAAAACAACGCGTCGCTATTGCTCGTGCTTTTTTAAAGAACCCAGCAATTTTATTTTTCGATGAACCAACTGCAGGACTGGATGTGTTAACAGAGCAACTGCTCACACAAGCGATGTATTCATTCCGTCAACATGCAACCGTCATTACGGTCGCACATCGATTCGAGAGCATTCAGCATGCTGATACATTATATATTATTGAAAATGGTCAAGTTAGCGTGAGCGGCACGCATGCACAATTAGCATCTCACCCGTTTTACGAATATATGAAGAAAAGAGGTACGTATGATGAAAGCACTTATTCAGATGATTTTACATGA
- a CDS encoding MBL fold metallo-hydrolase has translation MLLRYFYDEKLAHASYLVGCQRKGEAVIVDPMRNIEPYIQVAEKENMKIVGALETHIHADFVAGSRELADRFGATMYISDEGDENWKYQNLEGINHVLLNDGDKFELGKLTFEVMHTPGHTPESISFLLTDGAAADKPMGFFTGDFVFAGDIGRPDLLEKAAGIQGTADAGAKVMYTSVERFKQLPDYLQVWPAHGAGSACGKALGAVPSTTVGYEKQFNWAMQFDNEPDFVKALLDGQPEPPYYFAVMKSVNKIGIELIKNLPESKVITSVEEIEGLIAAGRQVVDTRDAQSFSQGHIKGTMNVPFNNSFTNWMGWIVNYKEPLYLLVDPAQMNDMLIALRSIGIDQVLGYADVEAMIEQANVLDSYENVTPSEAKAMMDAEDVAVLDVRNLTEYNEGHIEGAQHIMVGTLKNRLDEVPNKKLIVQCQAGGRSAIAASILKTNGFHNLVNMTGGYGQWVIEVK, from the coding sequence ATGTTATTACGTTATTTCTATGATGAAAAATTAGCACACGCTTCTTACCTGGTAGGTTGTCAACGAAAAGGCGAGGCAGTGATTGTTGACCCAATGCGCAACATTGAGCCATACATCCAAGTAGCAGAAAAAGAAAATATGAAAATTGTTGGGGCATTAGAAACGCACATCCATGCCGATTTTGTAGCAGGTTCTCGTGAATTAGCCGATCGTTTCGGTGCAACAATGTATATTTCAGATGAAGGCGATGAAAACTGGAAATATCAAAATTTAGAAGGCATTAACCATGTGTTATTAAATGATGGTGACAAATTTGAACTTGGTAAGCTTACTTTTGAAGTAATGCATACACCAGGTCATACGCCAGAATCGATTTCATTCCTGTTAACAGATGGAGCAGCGGCAGACAAACCAATGGGCTTCTTTACAGGTGACTTCGTGTTTGCTGGGGATATTGGTCGACCAGACTTACTTGAAAAAGCAGCAGGTATTCAAGGTACAGCTGATGCAGGAGCAAAAGTGATGTATACATCTGTGGAGCGCTTTAAGCAATTACCGGACTATTTACAAGTATGGCCAGCACATGGAGCAGGTAGTGCGTGTGGGAAAGCGCTTGGTGCAGTACCTTCTACAACAGTTGGCTATGAAAAACAATTCAACTGGGCAATGCAATTTGACAACGAGCCAGACTTCGTGAAAGCATTATTAGATGGTCAACCAGAACCACCTTATTACTTTGCAGTGATGAAATCAGTCAATAAAATTGGTATTGAGTTAATTAAAAATTTACCAGAGTCAAAAGTTATTACTTCTGTTGAAGAAATTGAAGGATTGATTGCAGCAGGGCGGCAAGTAGTAGATACACGTGATGCACAAAGCTTCTCACAAGGACATATTAAGGGAACGATGAACGTGCCATTTAATAACTCATTCACAAACTGGATGGGCTGGATTGTTAACTACAAGGAACCTTTATATTTACTAGTTGATCCTGCTCAGATGAATGACATGCTGATCGCACTTCGTTCAATCGGTATTGACCAAGTACTAGGTTATGCAGATGTAGAAGCGATGATTGAGCAAGCGAATGTACTAGATTCATATGAAAATGTTACACCTTCAGAGGCAAAAGCGATGATGGACGCAGAAGATGTAGCTGTATTAGATGTGCGTAATCTGACAGAATATAATGAAGGGCATATTGAAGGTGCACAGCACATTATGGTTGGTACATTAAAAAATCGTTTAGATGAAGTGCCAAATAAAAAACTCATTGTTCAATGTCAAGCAGGTGGTCGTTCTGCTATTGCAGCCAGCATATTAAAAACAAAT
- a CDS encoding GntR family transcriptional regulator — protein MSYSLSNEKPIFQQIRERIEDAILDELLQPEDRIPSTNEFAKEYQINPATAGKGVNELVDKGVIYKKRGVGMFVSTDARMILVSERKESFFAQHIEPLKKEATRLGISHEELQNMLQRG, from the coding sequence GTGAGCTATTCGTTAAGCAATGAAAAGCCTATTTTCCAACAAATACGTGAACGCATTGAGGATGCTATTCTCGATGAACTGTTACAACCTGAAGATCGCATTCCATCAACAAATGAATTTGCCAAGGAATATCAAATCAACCCAGCTACAGCAGGAAAGGGCGTGAACGAATTAGTGGATAAGGGTGTGATTTATAAAAAACGTGGCGTCGGTATGTTTGTCAGTACTGATGCGCGAATGATATTAGTTAGTGAGCGGAAAGAAAGTTTTTTTGCCCAGCATATTGAACCACTGAAAAAAGAAGCAACAAGATTAGGCATCTCACATGAAGAATTACAAAATATGTTACAAAGGGGATAA
- a CDS encoding ABC transporter ATP-binding protein — MMIKVSNVSKSYKHKQALKNVSFTIEGPKIIGFLGHNGAGKTTFLNLLAGLIAPSNGSVCVNGEHVFNAPAILRDICFVAESGNFQEEMTIAQSLKANSFFYPKWDEHLALELLQVFALNPKDKVRSLSKGLVSALGIITGFASNAGITIFDEPYIGLDVAGRNTFYDLLIEQQSENPRLFILSTHLIDEASELFEEILILHEGQLLLQKTADEWRQHIVAVKGGALDVEQATAGLEVIYQHSFMHEMTAVVYANGRSIEGNNITRESVSLQDMLVYLSKQQKARAIV; from the coding sequence ATGATGATTAAAGTAAGTAATGTAAGTAAATCGTATAAGCACAAGCAGGCACTAAAAAATGTCTCGTTTACGATTGAAGGTCCGAAAATCATTGGTTTCTTAGGTCATAACGGTGCTGGAAAAACGACCTTCTTAAATCTGTTAGCAGGACTGATTGCTCCATCTAACGGGAGTGTTTGTGTGAATGGAGAACATGTCTTTAATGCCCCAGCTATTTTACGTGACATTTGCTTTGTTGCAGAGAGTGGTAATTTTCAAGAGGAAATGACCATTGCTCAAAGCTTAAAAGCCAATAGCTTCTTTTATCCAAAATGGGATGAACATCTTGCTTTAGAGCTGCTACAGGTATTTGCGCTTAATCCGAAAGACAAAGTGCGCAGTCTGTCGAAGGGATTGGTCTCGGCACTGGGTATTATTACAGGCTTTGCTAGCAATGCAGGCATCACGATTTTTGATGAACCCTATATCGGGCTAGATGTAGCCGGACGTAATACATTTTATGATTTATTGATTGAACAGCAGTCTGAAAATCCAAGATTATTTATCTTGTCAACGCATTTAATTGATGAAGCAAGTGAGTTGTTTGAGGAAATCCTTATACTTCACGAAGGACAATTACTACTTCAAAAAACGGCGGATGAATGGCGGCAGCATATTGTCGCTGTGAAAGGTGGCGCTCTTGATGTCGAGCAGGCAACTGCTGGTTTGGAGGTTATTTACCAGCATTCGTTCATGCATGAAATGACCGCCGTAGTCTATGCCAATGGACGCTCAATAGAAGGCAACAATATTACACGTGAAAGTGTTTCTCTACAAGACATGTTAGTGTATTTAAGTAAACAGCAGAAAGCGAGGGCAATTGTATGA
- a CDS encoding FAD/NAD(P)-binding oxidoreductase, producing MQKEGRSVKNSFKVVIVGGGTAGISVAARLLRKSQSLNHEVAIIDPASKHYYQPLWTLVGGGAAKKEDSERSMDSIIPEGAEWIQQPVLEFKPEQNEVTLGDQTSVTYDYLVVAGGIEINWGAIKGLKEALGTKSVCSNYSFEHVDYTWETIRNLKSGTALFTHPNSPVKCGGAPQKIMHIAEDYFRKAGVRQNMKVVFGSANPAIFDVLKYREALEKVVERKQIDTRFRRNLIEIKADEKIAIFDNLDTGAKEEVKYDMIHVTPYMNAPKFIANSPLADQNGWVDVDMYTLQHKKYTNVFGIGDCANLPTSKTGAAIRKQAPVVAENVLACMRNQTMDKTYNGYSSCPIVTGYNKLILAEFDYTKEPAESMPFNQAVERTSMYMLKKDLLPIMYWDGMLKGTM from the coding sequence ATGCAGAAAGAAGGAAGAAGCGTGAAAAATTCTTTCAAAGTCGTCATTGTTGGTGGGGGAACAGCTGGTATTTCTGTTGCCGCTCGCTTATTGAGAAAATCGCAAAGCCTCAACCATGAAGTGGCGATTATAGATCCAGCATCAAAGCATTATTATCAGCCGTTATGGACGCTTGTCGGTGGAGGAGCTGCTAAAAAAGAAGATTCGGAACGTTCAATGGACTCTATTATCCCAGAAGGTGCAGAATGGATTCAACAACCTGTGCTTGAATTTAAACCTGAACAAAACGAAGTCACCCTAGGCGATCAAACATCTGTTACGTACGATTACTTAGTTGTAGCAGGCGGTATTGAAATTAACTGGGGTGCCATTAAAGGGTTAAAAGAAGCGCTTGGTACAAAATCTGTTTGCAGTAACTATTCATTTGAACATGTAGATTATACATGGGAAACGATTCGTAATTTAAAATCAGGTACAGCCTTATTTACACACCCGAATTCACCAGTAAAATGCGGTGGTGCACCACAAAAAATTATGCATATAGCTGAAGATTACTTCCGTAAAGCGGGTGTTCGTCAAAATATGAAAGTTGTATTCGGTTCAGCAAATCCAGCCATTTTCGATGTACTCAAATACCGTGAGGCGTTAGAAAAAGTAGTGGAACGAAAACAAATCGATACACGATTCCGCCGTAACTTAATCGAAATTAAAGCGGATGAAAAAATTGCAATCTTTGATAATCTAGATACCGGTGCGAAAGAGGAAGTGAAGTATGACATGATTCACGTCACACCTTATATGAATGCACCCAAATTTATCGCGAATAGCCCATTAGCTGATCAAAATGGTTGGGTAGATGTAGATATGTATACATTGCAACATAAAAAATATACGAACGTGTTTGGCATTGGCGACTGTGCAAATTTACCGACATCTAAGACCGGGGCAGCCATCCGTAAGCAAGCGCCTGTCGTAGCCGAAAATGTCCTCGCTTGTATGCGCAATCAAACAATGGATAAAACGTATAACGGTTATTCATCTTGCCCAATCGTCACAGGTTACAACAAGCTAATTTTAGCAGAGTTTGACTATACAAAAGAGCCTGCTGAATCTATGCCATTTAACCAAGCCGTTGAACGTACGAGCATGTATATGCTGAAAAAAGATTTATTACCAATCATGTACTGGGATGGCATGCTAAAAGGAACGATGTAG